In one window of Leptolyngbyaceae cyanobacterium DNA:
- the modA gene encoding molybdate ABC transporter substrate-binding protein, with protein MKRRRILTFLSGFLATLLLAIAFRVVTPAPINAESTTLLIAAAASLQDALKELDPIFEKANQGITVNYNFAASGPLQQQIEQGAPVDVFISAATKQMDVLQKKNLIVTNTRRNLLTNSLVLVVPSNSTLGLNSFQQLTNPNVKKISMGEPRSVPAGQYAQELFKNLGILEQVKPKLVYGNSVRNVLGTVESGNADAGIVYSTDAKVSARVKQVATAASNQHSPIVYPMAVISASRHQQAAGTYAQFLTSPQAQAIFKKYGFGIAQ; from the coding sequence ATGAAACGAAGACGCATTCTTACTTTTTTAAGTGGGTTTCTAGCCACATTGCTGCTAGCGATCGCTTTTAGGGTAGTTACACCTGCGCCAATTAATGCCGAATCTACAACGCTGCTAATTGCCGCCGCCGCCAGTTTGCAAGATGCCCTTAAAGAACTCGATCCGATTTTTGAAAAAGCTAATCAAGGCATTACTGTTAACTACAACTTTGCCGCATCTGGGCCACTTCAGCAGCAAATTGAACAGGGTGCGCCCGTTGATGTCTTTATTTCTGCGGCAACTAAACAAATGGATGTATTACAGAAGAAAAATCTGATTGTTACCAATACCCGCCGCAACTTACTAACCAATAGCTTAGTTCTCGTTGTTCCGAGTAATTCCACACTAGGGTTAAATAGTTTTCAGCAATTAACTAACCCCAACGTCAAGAAAATTTCAATGGGAGAACCCCGCAGCGTTCCGGCTGGACAATACGCTCAAGAATTATTTAAAAATTTGGGAATTTTAGAGCAGGTAAAACCCAAATTAGTATATGGCAACTCAGTGCGAAATGTTTTAGGAACAGTTGAGAGTGGTAACGCAGATGCGGGAATTGTTTATAGCACCGATGCCAAAGTTTCCGCGCGGGTAAAACAAGTAGCAACTGCTGCCAGTAATCAGCACTCCCCCATCGTTTACCCAATGGCAGTCATCTCTGCCAGTCGGCATCAGCAAGCGGCGGGTACTTATGCCCAATTTCTTACCAGTCCACAAGCTCAAGCCATCTTCAAGAAATACGGTTTTGGCATTGCTCAGTAA